From Anopheles arabiensis isolate DONGOLA chromosome 3, AaraD3, whole genome shotgun sequence, a single genomic window includes:
- the LOC120902950 gene encoding uncharacterized protein LOC120902950 translates to MLLGDRTPNAPHSTSAMSTSAGAPKQQQQHQLPSYLTESLIQRSLEHDLQRPVTIDRFTAGPATAAGDNYLSDVFWIRVEYDGGASEKRLLAKCMPDIGDRGATLDVLDAFRKESETFQHLLPEFTRLVGGGEQFGAKCYYATTEPVRTIVFEDLKALGFRMCDRTKGGLDYDHMTLVMRKIARFHAASMLYAKQSAEHQRRLASRYAYGLHNPQEQPEDSRILQALQKGLEKFISVAGGWPELEGGVLRQLEGLLPMFKERIAGCVKPRQPGARYEVLNHGDLWSNNMMFRYGPDDKTVEEIIFVDYQISNYGSPGLDLVYTLYNCPHRDVRIARRAELLQEYHRVLADALRKNGYDSVPTMDDVREEFTRNEFFGLVCAITFLPIMTMERTKDLDLSFDAFFKEGHGEILRDRQYNGAVFRQAVVPILHDLHARGYVR, encoded by the exons ATGCTCCTCGGCGATCGCACACCGAACGCTCCGCACAGTACTTCCGCGATGTCCACCTCGGCAGGAGcaccgaagcagcagcagcagcaccagctgcCCAGCTACCTCACGGAATCGCTGATCCAGCGCTCCCTCGAGCACGATCTGCAGCGCCCGGTAACGATCGATCGGTTCACGGCGGGTCCTGCAACAGCCGCCGGCGATAACTACCTGAGCGATGTGTTCTGGATCCGGGTCGAGTACGATGGCGGAGCGTCCGAGAAGCGCCTGCTAGCGAAGTGCATGCCGGACATCGGTGACCGCGGCGCCACGCTCGACGTGCTGGACGCATTCCGCAAGGAGTCGGAAACGTTCCAACACCTGCTGCCCGAGTTCACCCGCCTGGTCGGTGGGGGGGAACAGTTTGGGGCGAAGTGTTACTACGCCACCACCGAACCGGTGCGCACGATCGTGTTCGAGGATCTGAAAGCGCTCGGCTTTCGCATGTGCGACCGGACGAAGGGTGGCCTGGACTACGACCACATGACGCTGGTGATGCGTAAGATTGCCCGCTTCCATGCCGCCTCGATGCTGTATGCGAAACAGAGCGCAGAGCATCAGCGCCGTCTCGCCAGCCGGTACGCGTACGGGTTGCACAATCCGCAGGAGCAGCCGGAAGATTCGCGCATACTGCAGGCGCTACAGAAGGGGCTGGAGAAGTTCATTTCCGTCGCGGGCGGATGGCCCGAGCTGGAGGGGGGTGTGTTGCGCCAGCTGGAAGGATTGCTGCCCATGTTTAAGGAGCGCATTGCTGGGTGTGTGAAGCCACGGCAACCGGGCGCCCGTTACGAGGTGCTGAACCATGGCGATCTGTGGAGCAACAACATGATGTTCCGGTACGGGCCGGACGATAAGACGGTGGAGGAAATCATCTTCGTGGACTACCAAATCTCCAACTATGGCAGTCCCGGGCTGGACCTCGTCTACACGCTGTACAACTGTCCGCACCGGGACGTGCGTATTGCGAGGCGTGCGGAGCTGCTGCAAGAGTACCATCGCGTGTTGGCTGACGCATTGCGCAAGAATGGGTACGACAGCGTACCGACGATGGACGATGTGAGGGAGGAGTTTACTCGCAATGAGTTTTTCG GACTCGTCTGTGCGATCACCTTTCTGCCGATCATGACGATGGAACGGACGAAGGATCTGGACCTTAGTTTCGACGCGTTCTTCAAGGAGGGCCACGGGGAGATCCTGCGGGACAGGCAGTACAATGGGGCGGTGTTCCGGCAAGCCGTCGTGCCGATCCTACACGATCTGCACGCACGTGGCTATGTTCGGTAG
- the LOC120902951 gene encoding uncharacterized protein LOC120902951: MSSESEAACRPDAAAEKQLPAFLDASLLQYILDENLPDDPIEVDSFTAAIATKPGDNYSSDVYRIVVHYNGSKVIPLVAKIMSEEPTVKEFGKRIGAFMKEVYTCRNLLPIFSQIVSRGSTRIKFGAHCVYATRDPADTVVFQDLNALGYRMPDRTRGGLDLAHCELIMRKIGLFHAASMVYVARGPMERQLFTYQYSHGMVQPRDNVSNNPGLKMFANGLDTFLEVSAGWPELKREIWTKLKALRLTYAKRCAQCLLTERHDQPEVTFRVLNHGDLWTNNMMFRYEDAADEGTVSDVLFVDYQLGSYGSPGLDLVYCLHNCPQFEVRESSTDRLLRLYHESLCEGLSNGGYKQSFPTFEDVLKEYERHEFIGLVSGLSMLPIILMERTDEVELTMGNLVGGEQAVKIRNIQYQGKQYRQSVIPILERFHAKGLLD, translated from the exons ATGTCGTCCGAAAGTGAAGCTGCCTGTCGTCCAGATGCCGCTGCCGAAAAGCAATTACCGGCCTTCCTGGACGCATCCCTGCTGCAGTACATTCTGGACGAAAATCTCCCCGATGACCCGATCGAAGTGGACAGTTTCACCGCAGCGATTGCCACCAAACCGGGCGACAACTACAGCAGCGACGTGTACAGGATCGTCGTCCACTACAATGGGTCGAAGGTAATCCCGCTCGTGGCGAAAATCATGTCGGAGGAACCGACGGTCAAGGAGTTTGGCAAACGAATCGGTGCGTTCATGAAGGAGGTGTACACGTGCCGCAACCTGTTGCCCATCTTCAGCCAGATCGTTTCGCGCGGATCAACAAGGATCAAGTTTGGTGCGCACTGCGTGTACGCAACGCGCGATCCGGCCGACACGGTTGTGTTTCAGGATCTGAATGCGCTCGGCTACCGGATGCCGGATCGTACCCGGGGCGGGCTGGACCTTGCCCACTGCGAGCTGATCATGCGCAAGATTGGTCTGTTCCATGCCGCCTCCATGGTGTACGTGGCGAGGGGACCGATGGAGCGGCAGCTCTTCACCTACCAGTACTCGCACGGAATGGTCCAGCCTAGGGACAATGTAAGCAACAACCCGGGACTGAAAATGTTTGCCAACGGGCTGGACACGTTTCTGGAAGTGTCGGCCGGCTGGCCGGAGCTGAAGCGTGAAATTTGGACGAAGCTGAAAGCGCTCCGATTGACGTACGCGAAGCGGTGCGCACAGTGCCTGCTGACGGAGCGGCACGACCAGCCGGAGGTCACGTTCCGTGTGCTGAATCACGGTGACCTTTGGACGAACAATATGATGTTCCGGTACGAGGATGCAGCGGACGAGGGGACGGTGAGTGACGTGCTGTTTGTCGACTATCAGCTGGGCAGCTACGGCAGTCCCGGGCTCGATCTGGTGTACTGTCTGCACAACTGTCCGCAGTTTGAGGTGCGGGAAAGCAGTACCGATCGGCTGCTCCGCCTGTACCACGAGTCGCTGTGTGAGGGACTGTCGAATGGAGGCTACAAGCAGTCCTTCCCTACGTTTGAGGACGTGCTGAAGGAGTACGAGCGGCATGAGTTTATTG GGCTTGTCAGTGGACTGTCGATGTTGCCGATCATCTTAATGGAGCGCACGGACGAGGTGGAGCTCACGATGGGGAATCTCGTCGGTGGGGAACAGGCGGTAAAGATACGCAACATTCAGTACCAGGGCAAGCAGTACCGCCAATCGGTCATTCCCATTTTGGAGCGCTTCCATGCCAAGGGCCTGCTGGATTAA